Part of the Tenacibaculum sp. SZ-18 genome, GTTAACAAACCTTTTGAAGAATTAACTTCTGAAGATTTCTTGAAAGTTTATCAAGTAAATGTTTTCGCTGTTGCACAACTTACGCAGAAACTAATTCCTAGTATGAAAAGTGGAAGCCATGTTGTAACAATAAGTAGTATGGGTGGAATTCAAGGAAGCATGAAGTTTCCAGGATTAGCTGCTTATAGCTCTGCCAAAGGAGCCGTCATTACGTTATCTGAATTATTAGCAGAAGAATATAAAGAAAAAGAAGTAGCGTTTAATGTTTTAGCCCTTGGTGCAGTACAAACAGAAATGTTAGAAGAAGCTTTCCCAGGATATCAAGCGCCAATTACAGCAAAAGAAATGGCAGATTACATTTTCAATTTTGCTTTATCAGGAAACAAAATTTACAATGGAAAGGTATTACAAGTTTCGAGTTCAACACCGTAATTTAATTGGAAAATATCCTACAAAAATACATAGCTAAAAAATCAATTCCTCTAGTAGTTTACTTAATTAATGAACACAAAGTAAATCTGAAAATTGTAAACGAAAGACAAACAAAACATGGTGATTTTAGAGCTTTACAAAATGGTAAAACTCAAATTACTGTAAACAATAATTTGAATAAGCATCAATTCTTGTTAACCTTAATCCATGAAATCGCTCATCATGTAACCTATAAAAAATTTGGACGAGTTCAACCACATGGTAAAGAATGGAAAACTGTTTTTCAGCATTTAATGTTACCTTTTATACAACCAGATATTTACCCTCCACACATTCTTCCTTATCTGGCGAATCACATGAAAAATCCGAAAGCCAGTACTGATGCAGATGTAAAATTATCATTAGTATTAAGAGAAGGTATGGCAAAACCGGGAAAGAGTTTTATATTTGATATTCCTATGGAAAGTGTATTTCAATACAAAAACACGCTTTACAGACGCGGAAATAAGAGAAGAACACGCTATGAGTGCATTAATTTATCGAACAAACGCGTTTATCTGTTTAATCAGAATGTAGAAGTTTTACCCGTAAATCAATAACCCATAAGAACTCACTATGAAGAATAATTTTTATGCCGTAATTATGGCTGGTGGAGTCGGATCTAGATTCTGGCCAGTTAGTACACAAAAGTTTCCAAAGCAATTTCATGACATGTTAGGAACTGGACAATCTTTAATTCAACGAACGTTTGAACGTATTAATGAATTGGTTCCAACAAGCAATATTATGATTGCTACAAATGAAAACTACGAGAAATTAGTACTTCAACAAATTCCTCAGTTAAACACGAAACAGTTATTACTTGAGCCAGAAATGAGAAATACTGCGCCTTGTATTTTATATTCGGCATTAAAAATTTATAATCAAAACCCAGAGGCTGTTATTCTTGTTGCGCCATCTGATCATTGGATCAAAGATGAAAGTGAATTTTTAAGAAACATAAAAACGTCATTTGAAGCTTGTGCTAACAAGGATATTCTAATGACTTTAGGAATTCAACCTGATCATCCGAATACTGGTTATGGTTACATTCAATATGAAAACGCTGATTCTGAAATAAAAAAAGTAAAAAACTTTACTGAAAAACCTGACTTAGCAACTGCTGAATCATTTCTTGAAAGTGGTGACTACCTTTGGAATGCAGGAATTTTTGTTTGGTCTGCTAAAAGTATTCTGAAAGCATTTAAAGCTTATTTGCCTGAAATGGTAGCTGTTCTTGACGATGGAAATAATGTTTACAATACAGACTTTGAAGACGATTTCATTAAAAACAACTACAAAGATTGTGAGAATATTTCTATTGACTTTGGAATCATGGAACGTGCAGAAAATGTTCATGTACTACCTGTAGATTTCGGCTGGAATGATTTAGGGACCTGGGGATCTTTATATGGTAAACTAAAGAAAGACGAAGACGATAATGCAGTTGTAGGAGCCAATGTTATATTTAGAGATGCTAGAGGAAACATGATTCGTACTGAAAACGGAAAACGTGTTGTTATTCAAGGATTGGAAGATTTTATTGTGGTTGAAAAGAAAGATATTATAATGATTTGTCCAAGAAAGGATGACCAAGATATCAAAAAAATCATGGCAGAAGCTCGTGATTCTTTCGGTAAAAAATTCGTTTAATCTTTAGGAATAACTCAATTCTTTAAAACCCTTATTTAAAAAAAATTATCCATTAAGTTGGGATTAGATATTACACATTTACAAGTTGTACCTAACAAAGAATTTGACTCTTTTACATTACTAAAAGAGGAAATCAAATCTTCATTGAAAGATGTAAATCTTCTGTCTGAGAATATTTTTTCAAGAGCTTTTACAAAAGGTATTTGGGAATATGTTGCTGTTTTTCGAAATGATGAAGAACTACAATTGGGAAAATCAATTCTTTTAAATAAGAAAGATGGATTTACTGATTTTAAACTATTCGCAACAGAAACTAATCCTGAATTGAAAAAATTAATTGTAAATTTTGAAGATTATAACCAACTGAATAGCTTTAATAAACATATCTTTAATGATAAGTTTACTGTAGATAGAAAATTGCAAATTCCTTATAAGAGTATCTCCTACGAAGGTGAACTTATGAAAGAAGTTGCTTACTTTAAAGAAATTGGTTATCAAAGAAAAGGAATGGATTCAACATTTTACAATTTTTACGAGAACGAAAGTTTTTATTGTCAATTAGAAAATTTTCAAAAACTTTTAGATTTCAATCATCCAAATAACCATATGTATCAAGAAGGAAATATTCAAAAACACTTTTTGAACTCCTACATCAAAGGAAAAAGCATTTTACATATAGATTGGTAATATATAAGACATAGGCCTTTCATATTTGCTACTATATTTTTACTCATTAATGTTCTCACTTTTTGAGCATTTTTTATTACCGAATAAACGCATCATATGTAAGTATTAATATTGTTTTATCAATGATACATGGACATATGATTGGTATTGAAAACCAATTTTTTGCGTTCTTCGATCTACCTGTTTCTTACCTCTATTTTCATTTACAAAATTTCTCATTCTGCAAAAGATAAACTAGAATTGTTCATTATTATATTGATTCTTTTCACATTGTTCCCTTTTTTAAACTTTAACGGAGTTTAAAGAATTATCAATAAACCTAAGTCTATTATTTAAAAATAAATTGAATATAAGTTTTGATCTTGATGGAACATTAATACCTTATAATGAGGAATTCGAAGCCGAAAAAAGAGGATTTAATAGAAGATTTTAGGTATAGAAAAATAAGAAAAGGATCTAGAGATTTAATACTTCTTCTTCAAAACAAAGGACATTCAATCAAT contains:
- a CDS encoding SDR family NAD(P)-dependent oxidoreductase, with translation MKKKIVITGTSRGIGFELAQQFALAGHQVIALSRNSKPLEKINHNNILAISTDLMNTNSLEKSASIILEKFGYVDILINNAGMLVNKPFEELTSEDFLKVYQVNVFAVAQLTQKLIPSMKSGSHVVTISSMGGIQGSMKFPGLAAYSSAKGAVITLSELLAEEYKEKEVAFNVLALGAVQTEMLEEAFPGYQAPITAKEMADYIFNFALSGNKIYNGKVLQVSSSTP
- a CDS encoding mannose-1-phosphate guanylyltransferase, which encodes MKNNFYAVIMAGGVGSRFWPVSTQKFPKQFHDMLGTGQSLIQRTFERINELVPTSNIMIATNENYEKLVLQQIPQLNTKQLLLEPEMRNTAPCILYSALKIYNQNPEAVILVAPSDHWIKDESEFLRNIKTSFEACANKDILMTLGIQPDHPNTGYGYIQYENADSEIKKVKNFTEKPDLATAESFLESGDYLWNAGIFVWSAKSILKAFKAYLPEMVAVLDDGNNVYNTDFEDDFIKNNYKDCENISIDFGIMERAENVHVLPVDFGWNDLGTWGSLYGKLKKDEDDNAVVGANVIFRDARGNMIRTENGKRVVIQGLEDFIVVEKKDIIMICPRKDDQDIKKIMAEARDSFGKKFV
- a CDS encoding SprT-like domain-containing protein, with the translated sequence MENILQKYIAKKSIPLVVYLINEHKVNLKIVNERQTKHGDFRALQNGKTQITVNNNLNKHQFLLTLIHEIAHHVTYKKFGRVQPHGKEWKTVFQHLMLPFIQPDIYPPHILPYLANHMKNPKASTDADVKLSLVLREGMAKPGKSFIFDIPMESVFQYKNTLYRRGNKRRTRYECINLSNKRVYLFNQNVEVLPVNQ